One part of the Leucobacter triazinivorans genome encodes these proteins:
- the coxB gene encoding cytochrome c oxidase subunit II produces MKWVAAPVVLSTALLLAGCTPEQQRGFLPEGSEGATNHTDGITGLWVTSWIVLLAVGVITWGLIIWATIAYRRRKGQTGLPVQMRYNMPIETFFTVVPVILVLGFFAFTAQEQSKIEQRYEAPENVVEVIGKRWAWDFNYVNDDVYFQGVQVQTDDEGEATDDTMPVLYLPVDKTTELRLETRDVIHSFWVVEYLYKKDMIPGQTNYMSFTPTKTGTFMGKCAELCGEYHSMMLFQMKVVEQDEYDAYIESLRDAGNTGQVTKEFNPNQEHIAGDNDSAKAQND; encoded by the coding sequence GCGTGGCTTCCTGCCCGAGGGGTCCGAAGGGGCGACCAACCACACGGACGGGATCACCGGGCTGTGGGTGACCTCGTGGATCGTGCTGCTCGCCGTCGGCGTGATCACGTGGGGCCTCATCATCTGGGCCACGATCGCGTACCGCCGTCGCAAGGGTCAGACGGGTCTCCCGGTGCAGATGCGGTACAACATGCCGATCGAGACCTTCTTCACCGTCGTCCCGGTCATCCTCGTGCTGGGCTTCTTCGCGTTCACCGCTCAGGAGCAGAGCAAGATCGAGCAGCGCTACGAGGCGCCCGAGAACGTGGTCGAGGTCATCGGCAAGCGCTGGGCCTGGGACTTCAACTACGTGAACGACGACGTCTACTTCCAGGGCGTCCAGGTGCAGACCGATGACGAGGGCGAGGCGACGGACGACACGATGCCGGTGCTCTACCTGCCGGTCGACAAGACGACCGAGCTGCGCCTCGAGACCCGCGACGTCATCCATTCCTTCTGGGTGGTCGAGTACCTCTACAAGAAGGACATGATCCCCGGCCAGACCAACTACATGAGCTTCACCCCGACCAAGACGGGCACGTTCATGGGCAAGTGCGCCGAGCTCTGTGGCGAGTACCACTCGATGATGCTCTTCCAGATGAAGGTCGTCGAGCAGGACGAGTACGACGCGTACATCGAGTCGCTGCGCGACGCCGGCAACACGGGACAGGTGACCAAGGAGTTCAACCCGAACCAGGAGCACATCGCCGGCGATAACGACAGCGCCAAGGCGCAGAACGACTAG